A genomic segment from Cytophagia bacterium CHB2 encodes:
- a CDS encoding reverse transcriptase, which produces MLFEFPQMYRAYLACRRTKRNKPSALAFELNHEENLVQLAAELREQRYQPGASICFYTKKPKAREIFAAAFRDRIVHHLVYAALAPVWERVFIHHSYACRPGKGTHAAAKALQRFLRQITGNGARCAYFLKMDVKNFFMTIDRRKLFEMLANRCPDPGLLWLLRTVVFHDPTLNYELQDRKNLRFALPPHKSLFHAQPFCGLPIGNLTSQFFANVYLNALDQFVKHELKCRYYLRYVDDFVLLAASLEQLRAWQAEITRFLAEHLALAINSRATRLAPVSGGVDFAGFIVRPGYMLVRRRVLGNLKEKLRQARRQLVAATPGYHAYRFHEETLEACRATLNSALAHFQHAQSRRCLGRLWQKFAWLERFFVVSSRKAARRDEPLRRKSRLRMQVLWLKQAFKQHVVIVQIGRYYEAFDASAEVLSPAAGLRLNQNWRGFACGCGFPQTLLAAVLAKLKKQKLPVVIAHETGREAQHAKQRALSMIIEYPTN; this is translated from the coding sequence TTGCTATTCGAATTCCCGCAGATGTACCGCGCGTATCTGGCTTGCCGCCGCACCAAGCGGAACAAGCCGAGCGCGCTGGCCTTCGAGCTGAATCATGAGGAAAACCTCGTGCAGCTTGCGGCAGAGCTGCGGGAGCAGCGTTATCAGCCCGGCGCTTCGATCTGCTTCTACACGAAAAAACCGAAGGCGCGGGAAATCTTCGCCGCGGCATTTCGTGATCGCATCGTTCACCATCTCGTTTATGCTGCGCTCGCGCCGGTGTGGGAGCGCGTGTTCATTCATCACTCTTATGCCTGCCGTCCCGGCAAGGGCACGCACGCCGCGGCCAAGGCTTTGCAACGTTTCCTGCGCCAGATCACCGGCAACGGCGCGCGATGCGCCTATTTTCTGAAAATGGACGTTAAAAATTTTTTCATGACCATCGACCGGCGCAAGCTGTTCGAAATGCTGGCCAACCGCTGCCCGGATCCCGGGCTGCTTTGGCTTTTGCGCACCGTGGTTTTTCATGATCCGACCTTGAATTATGAATTGCAGGATCGCAAAAACCTGCGCTTCGCTCTGCCGCCGCATAAGTCACTCTTTCATGCGCAACCGTTCTGCGGGCTGCCCATCGGCAATCTCACCAGCCAGTTTTTTGCCAATGTTTATCTCAATGCCCTCGATCAATTTGTCAAGCACGAGTTGAAGTGCCGTTACTATTTGCGCTACGTCGATGACTTCGTTCTGTTGGCCGCCAGCCTGGAGCAACTGCGGGCCTGGCAAGCAGAGATTACGCGCTTTTTGGCAGAACATCTCGCGCTCGCGATCAACTCCCGGGCGACCCGTCTCGCGCCGGTGAGCGGCGGGGTGGATTTCGCGGGCTTCATCGTGCGTCCGGGTTACATGCTGGTGCGCCGCCGGGTGCTCGGCAATTTGAAAGAAAAATTGCGGCAGGCGCGCCGGCAACTCGTCGCCGCAACGCCGGGGTATCACGCTTATCGCTTTCACGAGGAAACGTTGGAGGCCTGCCGCGCCACGCTCAATTCCGCCCTCGCCCATTTTCAACATGCGCAATCACGGCGTTGCCTGGGAAGGCTCTGGCAAAAATTCGCTTGGCTGGAACGCTTTTTTGTGGTATCCTCGCGGAAAGCCGCGCGCCGCGACGAGCCGCTGCGCCGCAAATCGAGGTTGAGAATGCAAGTGCTCTGGCTCAAGCAGGCGTTCAAACAGCATGTCGTAATCGTGCAGATCGGCCGCTACTACGAAGCCTTCGACGCGAGCGCGGAAGTTTTGTCCCCAGCCGCGGGTTTGCGCTTAAACCAGAATTGGCGCGGCTTTGCCTGCGGCTGCGGCTTTCCGCAAACGCTGCTGGCGGCCGTATTGGCAAAGCTCAAAAAGCAAAAGCTGCCGGTGGTGATCGCACACGAAACCGGGCGCGAAGCCCAACACGCCAAGCAGCGCGCATTGAGCATGATTATTGAATATCCCACGAATTAA